The following are from one region of the Nicotiana tomentosiformis chromosome 7, ASM39032v3, whole genome shotgun sequence genome:
- the LOC104103348 gene encoding probable serine/threonine-protein kinase PBL7 isoform X2 — protein MEQMQVVAIKQVDQNGSRKFLVEVLMLNLLHHPNIVNLIGYCADGDHRLLVYNYMPLGSLKDYLHDPSPGKKQLDWDTRMKIAIEVAKGLEFLHDIAQPPVIHRNINCSNILLDEGYQAKLSGFSLAKLGPMGSKRHVHVKFEGTIGYSAPEYVMTSELSVKSDIYSFGVVLLEILTGRKAIENSTDGEEYNLVEWARHLIKDQKFSEMADPTLQGNYPAKGLQQALTVAGMCVQEQPTKRPAIADVITFFTHIASGKYGSKLNLNIS, from the exons ATGGAACAGA TGCAGGTTGTTGCAATCAAGCAGGTTGATCAAAATGGCAGCAGAAAATTTCTTGTTGAAGTGCTGATGCTAAATCTGTTACACCATCCTAATATTGTAAATCTAATCGGCTACTGTGCTGACGGAGATCATAGACTTCTGGTTTACAATTACATGCCGCTAGGATCATTGAAAGACTATCTTCATG ATCCTTCACCTGGTAAGAAACAACTTGATTGGGACACTAGAATGAAAATTGCCATTGAAGTAGCAAAGGGATTGGAATTCTTACATGATATAGCACAGCCACCTGTAATACACCGTAATATCAACTGCTCTAACATCTTGCTTGATGAGGGATATCAAGCCAAGCTATCTGGTTTTAGCTTGGCCAAACTAGGACCTATGGGAAGCAAACGCCATGTACATGTGAAATTCGAGGGTACGATTGGGTATAGTGCACCTGAGTATGTCATGACCAGTGAGTTGAGTGTAAAGTCCGATATTTACAGCTTTGGAGTTGTCCTTCTGGAGATCCTTACTGGGCGAAAAGCAATAGAAAATTCAACAGATGGAGAAGAGTACAATCTGGTTGAATGG gcaagacacttgATAAAAGATCAGAAATTCTCAGAAATGGCAGATCCAACGCTTCAAGGCAATTATCCAGCAAAAGGTTTACAACAAGCTCTTACAGTCGCAGGAATGTGTGTTCAAGAGCAACCTACCAAACGTCCCGCCATAGCAGATGTGATCACATTTTTTACTCACATTGCTTCAGGAAAATATGGTTCAAAACTCAACCTAAACATCTCCTAA
- the LOC104103348 gene encoding probable serine/threonine-protein kinase PBL7 isoform X1 has protein sequence MMHFTMIFPLTIGWNRVVAIKQVDQNGSRKFLVEVLMLNLLHHPNIVNLIGYCADGDHRLLVYNYMPLGSLKDYLHDPSPGKKQLDWDTRMKIAIEVAKGLEFLHDIAQPPVIHRNINCSNILLDEGYQAKLSGFSLAKLGPMGSKRHVHVKFEGTIGYSAPEYVMTSELSVKSDIYSFGVVLLEILTGRKAIENSTDGEEYNLVEWARHLIKDQKFSEMADPTLQGNYPAKGLQQALTVAGMCVQEQPTKRPAIADVITFFTHIASGKYGSKLNLNIS, from the exons ATGATGCACTTTACCATGATTTTCCCCTTAACAATTGGATGGAACAGA GTTGTTGCAATCAAGCAGGTTGATCAAAATGGCAGCAGAAAATTTCTTGTTGAAGTGCTGATGCTAAATCTGTTACACCATCCTAATATTGTAAATCTAATCGGCTACTGTGCTGACGGAGATCATAGACTTCTGGTTTACAATTACATGCCGCTAGGATCATTGAAAGACTATCTTCATG ATCCTTCACCTGGTAAGAAACAACTTGATTGGGACACTAGAATGAAAATTGCCATTGAAGTAGCAAAGGGATTGGAATTCTTACATGATATAGCACAGCCACCTGTAATACACCGTAATATCAACTGCTCTAACATCTTGCTTGATGAGGGATATCAAGCCAAGCTATCTGGTTTTAGCTTGGCCAAACTAGGACCTATGGGAAGCAAACGCCATGTACATGTGAAATTCGAGGGTACGATTGGGTATAGTGCACCTGAGTATGTCATGACCAGTGAGTTGAGTGTAAAGTCCGATATTTACAGCTTTGGAGTTGTCCTTCTGGAGATCCTTACTGGGCGAAAAGCAATAGAAAATTCAACAGATGGAGAAGAGTACAATCTGGTTGAATGG gcaagacacttgATAAAAGATCAGAAATTCTCAGAAATGGCAGATCCAACGCTTCAAGGCAATTATCCAGCAAAAGGTTTACAACAAGCTCTTACAGTCGCAGGAATGTGTGTTCAAGAGCAACCTACCAAACGTCCCGCCATAGCAGATGTGATCACATTTTTTACTCACATTGCTTCAGGAAAATATGGTTCAAAACTCAACCTAAACATCTCCTAA
- the LOC104096006 gene encoding probable serine/threonine-protein kinase PBL7, producing MESVDIAGSSNIVAKTFTFEELANVTRNFRDDCLLGEGSSRRVYKGHLDEQVVAIKQVDQNGSRKFLVEVLMLNLLHHPNIVNLIGYCADGDHRLLVYNYMPLGSLKDYLHGKTLDKRSEILRNGRSNASRQLSSKRFTTSSYSRRNVQLDVCMTRENADMYNSDMRAMYSGNY from the exons ATGGAGTCTGTTGATATTGCAGGATCCAGTAACATTGTTGCAAAGACTTTTACATTCGAGGAATTAGCCAATGTAACCAGAAACTTTCGAGATGATTGTCTTCTAGGAGAAGGAAGCAGTAGAAGAGTATACAAGGGGCACCTTGACGAACAG GTTGTTGCAATCAAGCAGGTTGATCAAAATGGCAGCAGGAAATTTCTTGTTGAAGTGCTGATGCTAAATCTGTTACACCATCCTAATATTGTAAATCTAATCGGCTACTGTGCTGACGGAGATCATAGACTTCTGGTTTACAATTACATGCCGCTAGGATCATTGAAAGACTATCTTCATG gcaagacacttgATAAAAGATCAGAAATTCTCAGAAATGGCAGATCCAACGCTTCAAGGCAATTATCCAGCAAAAGGTTTACAACAAGCTCTTACAGTCGCAGGAAT GTACAACTTGACGTATGCATGACTAGAGAAAATGCAGACATGTATAATAGTGATATGAGAGCTATGTATAGTGGCAATTATTGA